Part of the Marinobacterium rhizophilum genome is shown below.
AGGCGCTGTGGCAGGCCATGCTGGAACAGGCTATTGCAGCTTCCCAGGAGCAGCGGGCAAGGCTTGATATAGAGGCGACAGGCTGGTTTGAGCTGATTCCGGCCGGTTTCGCCCAGTTGGCGGCGCAGCCGCAGATGCTGGCCATCTATCGCATCATGCTGGGGGAGCAGCACAAGATGGAGCCGGAGTCGCGGGCGCTGTTCAGTGCCTTTGAGGAGGGTTTGGAGCGCTGGTGTGATCGGGTGCTGCAGGCGCAGTCGGTGAACCTCGATGCGCAGCAGCGCTTCATGCTGCGTGCGCTCTGCCGCGAGGGCGTGCTGCAGCCTGCGCTCAGGCAGCAGAGTATTCCCATGATCGGCGATCTTGCAACGCTGATTCAGCGTGCGCTGGCGCCGCTCGGCTGATCAGCCTTTAGCGCTCGTCTTTATCCCGTTTGGGGAAGAGCCAGAATGCCAGCAGTTTGG
Proteins encoded:
- a CDS encoding TetR/AcrR family transcriptional regulator, which produces MARGRPSKKQLILDTAQRLFCERGYQGTTIDLVVQSAGVSKPTVYSHFPSKQALWQAMLEQAIAASQEQRARLDIEATGWFELIPAGFAQLAAQPQMLAIYRIMLGEQHKMEPESRALFSAFEEGLERWCDRVLQAQSVNLDAQQRFMLRALCREGVLQPALRQQSIPMIGDLATLIQRALAPLG